The Metallibacterium scheffleri region GATTCGCCGCCACAAATCCCCCTCTCGCGCGCCCCTGCGCGCTGCGTGCGGGCATGGCTGATCCGGTCGGCATGCACGTCGCGCCGGCGCTGGCGCGTGAGCGCACGCGCTACCCGGTGCTCGGCGCGATCAGCTTTTCGCACCTGCTCAATGACATGATGCAGTCACTGATGCTGGCCATCTATCCGCTGTTGAAGGGCAATCTGCACCTGAGTTTCGGGCAGATCGGCCTGATCACGCTGGCCTACCAGATCACCGCTTCGATCCTGCAGCCGCTGGTGGGACTCTACAGCGACCGCCGCCCGCACCCCTACTCGTTGTCGATCGGCATGGGCTTCACCTTCATCGGGCTGCTGCTGCTGGCGCGCGCCGACAGCTTTGTGCACGTGCTGCTGGCGGCGGCCTGCGTCGGCATGGGCTCGTCGATTTTCCATCCCGAGTCCTCGCGTGTGGCGCGCATGGCGGCGGGCGGACAGCATGGCCTGGCGCAGTCGATCTTCCAGGTCGGCGGCAATGCCGGCAGCGCGCTGGGACCACTGCTGGCCGCGGCCATCATCATCCCGCTCGGACAGGGCAGCATCGCGTGGTTCTCGCTGGCCGCGCTGCTGGCCATGGCGGTGCTGTTTTTTGTCGGGCGCTGGTCGCGGCGCCAGGCGTCCCCAGGCCGGCGCAAGCCCGAAGTCGCGCCATCCCGCGCGCATCCGCCCAAGCTGGTGCGCAAGACCATGGCCGTGCTGATGGCGCTGGTGTTCTCCAAGTTTTTCTACCTGGCTTCGATCAACACCTACCTGATTTTTTATCTGCAGCATCGTTTCCACATCGGTGTGCGCGACGGCCAGATCCACTTGTTCATTTTCCTCGCGGCGGTGGCTGCGGGCACCCTGCTGGGCGGGCCGATCGGCGATCGCATCGGACGCAAGCGCGTGATCTGGGCGTCGATCCTCGGCGTGGCTCCATTCACGCTGGCGCTGCCTTATGTCGGCCTCGAAGCCTCGGCGGTGCTCACCGCGATCATCGGCTTCACCCTGGCTTCGGCGTTTCCGGCGATGGTGGTCTACGCGCAGGAGCTGATGCCTGGCCGCGTTGGCGCGGTGTCGGGATTGTTTTTCGGTCTGGCGTTCGGTCTGGGCGGCATCGGCGCCGCAGTGCTGGGGCAACTGGCCGACGGC contains the following coding sequences:
- a CDS encoding MFS transporter — protein: MADPVGMHVAPALARERTRYPVLGAISFSHLLNDMMQSLMLAIYPLLKGNLHLSFGQIGLITLAYQITASILQPLVGLYSDRRPHPYSLSIGMGFTFIGLLLLARADSFVHVLLAAACVGMGSSIFHPESSRVARMAAGGQHGLAQSIFQVGGNAGSALGPLLAAAIIIPLGQGSIAWFSLAALLAMAVLFFVGRWSRRQASPGRRKPEVAPSRAHPPKLVRKTMAVLMALVFSKFFYLASINTYLIFYLQHRFHIGVRDGQIHLFIFLAAVAAGTLLGGPIGDRIGRKRVIWASILGVAPFTLALPYVGLEASAVLTAIIGFTLASAFPAMVVYAQELMPGRVGAVSGLFFGLAFGLGGIGAAVLGQLADGIGIVGVYQVCAFLPLIGLLAYFLPDLRSLHQATAVARTAA